The following proteins are encoded in a genomic region of Thioclava nitratireducens:
- a CDS encoding Crp/Fnr family transcriptional regulator: MTSNCRNCPFVDNPAFMAPDPGEEAITEAARAGELRMPSGQAVVMEGNEPQRFFTLLEGQAMRYRMLEDGRRQVLNFLFPGDLIGLDAIMMGVASHTTEALTPVKLSVFDRRQVWELFSKMPQRAMMLTWQVAREEHFLGDALVTVGQRSAREALAWAFVTLYERGMQTGLVRDGKMPFPVRQQDLADALGLSLVHTNKTLARLRSEGLVQWAQGILQLPDLEKLADIGVVELGSGKPRYYL; this comes from the coding sequence ATGACAAGTAACTGTAGAAATTGCCCCTTCGTCGATAATCCCGCCTTCATGGCGCCGGATCCGGGTGAAGAAGCGATCACTGAAGCTGCCCGGGCGGGCGAGCTGCGGATGCCCTCGGGCCAGGCCGTGGTGATGGAAGGGAACGAGCCGCAGCGCTTTTTCACTCTGCTCGAGGGTCAGGCGATGCGCTACCGGATGCTGGAAGACGGACGGCGGCAGGTGCTCAATTTCCTCTTTCCCGGCGATCTGATCGGTCTCGACGCGATCATGATGGGCGTGGCCTCGCATACGACCGAGGCGCTGACGCCGGTGAAGCTCAGCGTATTCGACCGCAGACAGGTCTGGGAACTGTTCTCGAAAATGCCGCAGCGCGCGATGATGCTGACATGGCAGGTCGCGCGCGAGGAGCATTTCCTCGGCGATGCGCTGGTGACGGTTGGCCAGCGCTCGGCGCGCGAGGCACTCGCATGGGCCTTCGTGACGCTCTACGAGCGCGGCATGCAGACCGGGCTGGTGCGCGATGGCAAGATGCCGTTCCCCGTCCGCCAGCAGGATCTTGCGGATGCGCTTGGGCTGTCACTGGTTCACACCAACAAGACCCTCGCCCGCCTGCGCAGCGAAGGGTTGGTTCAGTGGGCGCAGGGGATTCTCCAACTGCCAGATCTGGAAAAGCTCGCCGACATAGGAGTCGTCGAGCTCGGATCCGGGAAGCCACGCTACTATTTGTAG
- a CDS encoding Crp/Fnr family transcriptional regulator — MEDLSRKSDFANLADVSHSQRAVPVGAALLPESTPLIARIERGIAMRYTLIEDGRRQVEALVYPGDLCGLTSVLHGPGASYYEALTPVILSSFDPADLRQPAINGPDRDTALLWLMTRELTRLSGWLASVGQRNANEGIAWFVMHAWERAEAVGLIEKDSAPFPFAQQVVADSLGLSLVHTNKTIRRLRDQGLFRISGGRVRISSLPALRRAAAL, encoded by the coding sequence TTGGAAGACCTGTCTCGAAAATCTGACTTCGCCAATCTGGCGGACGTTTCCCATTCGCAACGCGCGGTGCCCGTGGGCGCGGCGCTTCTGCCCGAGTCCACGCCGCTGATCGCGCGGATCGAGCGCGGCATCGCCATGCGCTATACTCTGATCGAAGACGGGCGTCGGCAGGTCGAGGCGCTGGTTTATCCCGGCGATCTCTGCGGCCTCACGAGCGTGCTGCACGGCCCCGGGGCGAGTTACTACGAGGCGCTCACGCCGGTAATACTGTCGAGCTTCGATCCGGCCGATCTGCGCCAACCCGCGATCAACGGCCCAGATCGCGACACTGCGCTTCTTTGGCTGATGACGCGCGAACTGACGCGGCTTTCGGGCTGGCTGGCCTCCGTCGGGCAGCGCAACGCCAACGAGGGCATCGCCTGGTTCGTGATGCACGCATGGGAGCGCGCCGAGGCGGTCGGTCTGATCGAGAAGGACAGCGCCCCGTTCCCCTTCGCCCAGCAGGTCGTGGCAGATTCCCTCGGGCTCTCGCTGGTGCATACCAACAAGACGATCCGCCGTCTGCGCGATCAGGGGCTCTTCCGCATCTCCGGCGGGCGCGTACGGATTTCCTCGCTTCCGGCGCTGCGTCGGGCGGCCGCTCTCTAA
- a CDS encoding cytochrome c oxidase subunit II gives MTPLGPVAAGERAHLISFFLWMLPITLPILIGTPWIAMRYRRHGGKGKYDPNWAHSVGAEVVIWGGATLTFLIVGWLTWGHVQGEDPYKPTGKDPMHVKVIGSEWKWMFIYPGKVAAVNRLVLPENTPVEFDLTATGAMQSFWIPRLAGQIYAMPGMKTKMNLTTSENPSQTYGFNSQFNGAAFPLNKFEVDVVSQDQFNAFLQEPKHPFAQLEKQFKKTATWSGPELFEPPETGFWDKVAMNPDMLTDGGAAILPDNAPEQKQIDDAIRDELHVSQIQPQGDAQ, from the coding sequence ATGACCCCGCTCGGGCCGGTCGCGGCCGGAGAACGCGCGCACTTGATCAGCTTCTTTCTCTGGATGCTGCCCATCACGTTGCCGATCCTGATCGGTACGCCGTGGATCGCGATGCGCTATCGCCGCCATGGCGGCAAGGGCAAGTACGACCCGAACTGGGCACACTCGGTTGGGGCGGAAGTCGTGATCTGGGGCGGTGCCACGCTCACCTTCCTCATCGTCGGCTGGCTCACCTGGGGCCACGTGCAGGGCGAAGACCCCTACAAGCCGACGGGTAAGGACCCGATGCATGTGAAGGTCATCGGTTCCGAGTGGAAATGGATGTTCATCTATCCCGGCAAGGTCGCCGCCGTGAACCGGCTGGTTCTTCCCGAGAACACCCCGGTCGAGTTCGACCTGACCGCGACCGGCGCGATGCAGAGCTTCTGGATTCCGCGTCTCGCGGGCCAGATCTATGCGATGCCCGGCATGAAGACGAAGATGAACCTGACCACCTCGGAGAACCCGTCGCAGACCTATGGCTTCAACAGCCAGTTCAACGGCGCGGCTTTCCCGCTCAACAAGTTCGAAGTGGACGTGGTGAGCCAGGATCAGTTCAACGCCTTCCTGCAAGAGCCCAAGCACCCCTTCGCCCAGCTCGAGAAGCAGTTCAAGAAAACCGCGACCTGGTCGGGGCCTGAACTCTTCGAGCCGCCGGAGACCGGTTTCTGGGACAAGGTGGCTATGAACCCCGACATGCTGACCGATGGTGGCGCCGCCATCCTTCCCGACAACGCGCCCGAGCAGAAACAGATCGATGACGCGATCCGCGACGAGCTGCATGTCTCGCAAATTCAACCTCAAGGGGACGCGCAATGA
- a CDS encoding cbb3-type cytochrome c oxidase subunit I produces MSILGSLDWNDIFIVPFFTEPSLSTGIAAGAGGVVVLGALAVMVLLTVKGWWKPLWSNWITTLDHKKIGVIYIVLALIMLIRGVLEAVVMRAQQVSPAPGFLSVEHHAELFSTHGTIMIFFVAMPFLTGVINVVMPLQIGARDMEFPFMNAVSLWLSIGGAALVMASLVVGHFETGGWTAYPPYTGIKLSPNEGVDYWIWSLGLTSVGSTLSGINFLVTIYKQRAPGMKLFDMSIFAWATLCTAILMIFAMMPLTVASLMLALDRQAGFHFFTATQGGNMMNFANMFWLFGHPEVYILILPAFGVFSEVIPTFSGKKIYGYTSLVWATIAIAVLSFTVWVHHFFTMGQTANLNAIFGIATMTIGVPTGVKVFNWMLTMWRGKLRFSTAMLFSTGFIFTFVIGGITGVMLANPTIDFATHNSLFLVAHFHNMLIPGLLFGMFAAVNFWFPLCFGFRLDEKWGRRSFWLWMIGFYGAFMPLYAIGLMGAPRRMAFFTEPAYFPWLVIAMLGALCVLAGLIAQVIQIWVSVKNRESLMVPAGDPWDGRGIEWSLGCPVPEYDFTTIPAMTSREPWVDAKEAGKRIMDPTEFVDIHLPKPTGMPFLVGLVATLFAFAMIFQMWLIAAVGFVAMWVLVLIRSYDTDWEETITAEELREGYEAHKRLVETTPQIRLDDEFTTKNRGLIMETQV; encoded by the coding sequence ATGAGTATTCTTGGTAGTCTCGACTGGAACGATATCTTCATCGTTCCCTTCTTTACGGAGCCGTCTCTGTCCACCGGGATCGCGGCCGGCGCCGGCGGCGTCGTCGTGCTCGGCGCGCTCGCGGTCATGGTTCTGCTGACCGTCAAAGGCTGGTGGAAACCGCTTTGGTCCAATTGGATCACTACGCTCGATCACAAGAAGATCGGCGTCATCTACATCGTTCTTGCCCTGATCATGCTGATCCGCGGCGTGCTCGAGGCGGTCGTGATGCGCGCCCAGCAGGTCTCGCCCGCACCGGGCTTCCTGTCGGTCGAACACCATGCAGAGCTGTTCTCGACCCACGGCACGATCATGATCTTCTTCGTGGCGATGCCCTTCCTGACCGGCGTCATCAACGTCGTCATGCCGCTCCAGATCGGTGCGCGCGACATGGAGTTCCCCTTCATGAACGCGGTTTCGCTCTGGCTGTCGATCGGCGGTGCTGCGCTCGTGATGGCCTCGCTCGTCGTCGGTCACTTCGAGACCGGCGGTTGGACCGCTTATCCGCCCTACACGGGCATCAAGCTGTCGCCGAACGAGGGCGTGGATTACTGGATCTGGTCGCTGGGCCTGACATCGGTGGGCTCGACGCTTTCCGGCATCAACTTCCTCGTGACGATCTACAAGCAGCGTGCCCCCGGCATGAAACTGTTCGACATGTCGATCTTCGCCTGGGCGACGCTGTGCACCGCGATCCTGATGATCTTCGCGATGATGCCGCTGACGGTGGCCTCGCTGATGCTGGCGCTTGACCGTCAGGCGGGCTTCCACTTCTTCACCGCCACCCAAGGCGGGAACATGATGAACTTCGCCAATATGTTCTGGCTGTTCGGTCACCCGGAAGTCTACATTCTGATCCTGCCGGCCTTCGGCGTGTTCTCGGAAGTCATCCCGACCTTCTCGGGCAAGAAGATCTACGGCTACACCTCGCTCGTCTGGGCCACCATTGCTATCGCAGTGCTGTCCTTCACCGTCTGGGTGCACCACTTCTTCACCATGGGCCAGACGGCCAACCTGAACGCGATCTTCGGGATCGCCACGATGACGATCGGCGTGCCGACGGGCGTGAAGGTCTTCAACTGGATGCTGACGATGTGGCGCGGCAAGCTGCGGTTCTCGACCGCGATGCTGTTCTCCACCGGCTTCATCTTCACCTTCGTGATCGGCGGGATCACGGGCGTCATGCTCGCCAACCCGACGATCGACTTCGCAACCCACAACTCGCTGTTCCTGGTGGCGCACTTCCACAACATGCTCATCCCGGGCCTGCTGTTCGGTATGTTCGCGGCCGTGAACTTCTGGTTCCCGCTCTGCTTCGGCTTCCGCCTGGACGAGAAATGGGGCCGTCGCAGCTTCTGGCTGTGGATGATCGGCTTCTACGGGGCCTTCATGCCGCTCTACGCGATCGGCCTGATGGGCGCGCCGCGCCGCATGGCCTTCTTCACCGAGCCGGCTTACTTCCCGTGGCTGGTGATCGCGATGCTCGGCGCGCTCTGCGTGCTGGCGGGTCTGATCGCGCAGGTCATCCAGATCTGGGTCTCGGTCAAGAACCGTGAGAGCCTGATGGTGCCGGCGGGCGATCCGTGGGACGGTCGTGGTATCGAATGGTCGCTGGGCTGCCCGGTGCCGGAATACGACTTCACCACCATTCCCGCGATGACCTCGCGCGAGCCGTGGGTCGATGCGAAGGAAGCGGGCAAGCGGATCATGGATCCGACCGAGTTCGTCGACATCCATCTGCCGAAGCCGACCGGTATGCCCTTCCTCGTGGGCCTCGTCGCGACGCTCTTCGCGTTCGCCATGATCTTCCAGATGTGGCTGATCGCGGCGGTGGGCTTCGTGGCCATGTGGGTGCTGGTGCTGATCCGCTCCTACGACACCGATTGGGAAGAAACCATCACTGCGGAAGAACTGCGTGAGGGCTATGAAGCCCATAAGCGCCTCGTCGAAACCACGCCGCAAATCCGGCTCGACGATGAGTTCACCACCAAGAACCGCGGCCTGATCATGGAGACGCAGGTATGA
- a CDS encoding cytochrome c oxidase subunit 3: protein MSNTGAAHAASHDHGHHDKTGTVIFGFWIFLMSDLIAFSLMIANYADAEWHGIANGPSPHELFSLGLPTIETMALLISTFTFGICTLGMKYGASMKRTVGWLVLTLALGAIFLGIELYEFHEFWTEGNTPQVSGFLTAYYSLVGLHGLHVTSGIIWGILLMVQMKTFGMNDLIKSRLVRLGLFWHMLDIVWIALFTKVYLMGVL, encoded by the coding sequence ATGAGCAACACGGGGGCAGCGCACGCTGCCTCCCACGATCACGGCCATCACGACAAGACGGGCACGGTGATCTTCGGCTTCTGGATCTTCCTGATGTCGGATCTCATCGCCTTCTCGCTGATGATCGCCAACTACGCCGATGCCGAATGGCACGGCATCGCGAACGGGCCGAGCCCGCATGAGCTGTTCAGCCTCGGCCTGCCCACGATCGAGACGATGGCGCTGCTGATCTCGACCTTCACCTTCGGCATCTGCACGCTGGGGATGAAATACGGCGCGTCGATGAAGCGCACCGTGGGCTGGCTCGTCCTGACGCTGGCGCTCGGCGCGATCTTCCTCGGGATCGAACTCTACGAATTCCACGAGTTCTGGACCGAGGGCAACACGCCGCAAGTGTCGGGCTTCCTGACCGCCTATTACTCGCTGGTGGGTCTGCACGGTCTGCACGTCACCTCGGGTATCATCTGGGGCATCCTGCTGATGGTTCAGATGAAGACCTTCGGGATGAACGACCTGATCAAGTCGCGCCTCGTGCGTCTGGGCCTGTTCTGGCACATGCTGGACATCGTCTGGATCGCGCTGTTCACGAAAGTCTACCTGATGGGGGTGCTGTGA
- a CDS encoding cytochrome o ubiquinol oxidase subunit IV, translated as MDYINSDVGMDSAEYKHDMARYVWGFALSVVLTLAGVVIVAGGMFSVGVAWSLVGLLGIAQLVIQFWAFMHLDFSKEARPDLYLVLFTFLLIILMAAGTVWVLADLASRMGMGAGSM; from the coding sequence ATGGACTATATCAACTCCGACGTCGGCATGGACTCGGCTGAGTACAAGCACGACATGGCGCGCTATGTCTGGGGCTTCGCCCTCTCGGTGGTCCTGACGCTCGCAGGCGTCGTGATCGTCGCGGGCGGCATGTTCTCGGTCGGTGTCGCATGGTCCCTCGTGGGGCTGCTCGGCATCGCGCAGCTGGTGATCCAGTTCTGGGCCTTCATGCACCTCGATTTCTCGAAAGAGGCGCGGCCGGACCTGTATCTGGTGCTGTTCACCTTCCTGCTCATCATCCTTATGGCCGCGGGCACCGTCTGGGTGCTGGCCGATCTGGCAAGCCGGATGGGTATGGGCGCCGGCAGCATGTGA